In Gossypium raimondii isolate GPD5lz chromosome 12, ASM2569854v1, whole genome shotgun sequence, a single window of DNA contains:
- the LOC105763186 gene encoding zinc finger protein CONSTANS-LIKE 2, protein MLKEEISDAGGGNDWARICDTCRSAACTVYCRADSAYLCAGCDARVHAANRVASRHERVWVCEVCERAPAALLCKADAASLCTTCDAEIHSANPLARRHQRVPILPISGCLYDPLPTDHGCRKMASATETEDGFMCTNGDETIAEDEDEAASWLLLNPGKNSTNQNNGFMLAGEVDDYLDLVEYNSSVENQFTDQHQQQHYGVPHKSYGGDSVVPVQSGEAKDHFQQQQQQHQNFQYGLDYDASKAAYSYNGSITRTVSLSSVDVGIVPESTMSDISISHPRPPKGTIDLFSGPPTQMPTQLAPMEREARVLRYREKKKTRKFEKTIRYASRKAYAEMRPRIKGRFAKRTDVEVEVDQMFSTTVITGYGIVPSF, encoded by the exons ATGTTGAAAGAAGAGATTAGTGATGCTGGTGGTGGAAACGATTGGGCGCGTATCTGCGACACATGCCGCTCCGCAGCTTGCACAGTGTACTGTCGAGCCGACTCGGCGTACCTCTGTGCTGGATGTGATGCCCGAGTGCATGCTGCGAACCGGGTCGCCTCGCGCCATGAACGCGTATGGGTGTGCGAGGTATGTGAGCGTGCCCCTGCTGCCCTGTTGTGCAAGGCAGACGCTGCATCCTTATGCACTACTTGTGATGCCGAAATCCATTCCGCCAATCCGCTTGCTCGTCGCCACCAGCGTGTCCCCATTCTTCCAATTTCAGGATGTCTATATGACCCCTTGCCCACTGACCATGGCTGTCGAAAAATGGCATCGGCGACTGAAACTGAAGATGGTTTTATGTGCACAAACGGAGACGAGACAATTGCCGAGGATGAGGATGAGGCAGCTTCATGGTTACTGCTGAATCCTGGGAAAAATAGCACCAACCAGAATAACGGGTTCATGCTTGCTGGGGAGGTTGACGACTATCTGGACCTCGTAGAATACAATTCAAGCGTGGAGAATCAATTCACAGATcagcatcaacaacaacattacGGTGTTCCGCACAAGAGTTATGGTGGTGATAGCGTTGTGCCAGTTCAATCTGGAGAAGCAAAAGATCACTttcagcagcagcagcagcaacacCAGAATTTTCAGTATGGCCTGGATTACGATGCCTCAAAAGCTGCATACAGCTACAATGGTTCCATTACTCGCACT GTATCCCTTTCCTCTGTGGACGTCGGCATTGTGCCGGAATCAACAATGAGTGATATCTCAATATCCCACCCAAGGCCGCCTAAAGGTACAATTGACCTCTTCTCTGGACCACCGACTCAGATGCCAACCCAACTTGCACCAATGGAAAGGGAGGCCAGAGTCCTGAGATatagagagaagaagaagacaagaaAGTTTGAAAAGACAATAAGGTATGCTTCAAGAAAGGCATATGCAGAAATGAGACCTCGGATCAAGGGTCGGTTTGCCAAGAGAACCGACGTGGAAGTTGAAGTGGATCAGATGTTCTCCACAACAGTAATAActggatatggcattgtacCTTCTTTTTAA